The following proteins are encoded in a genomic region of Triticum dicoccoides isolate Atlit2015 ecotype Zavitan chromosome 1B, WEW_v2.0, whole genome shotgun sequence:
- the LOC119300292 gene encoding protein FAR1-RELATED SEQUENCE 4-like gives MWCKWILRKEDYSCICCKFEKDGILCSHILKVMLHLEVDKIPYKYIIDKWRKQGQKMNKPKAIPLILDNDELRYNVLGMKLVELGSNASKSQRKFEYLLSEMFRIQRHLIDMDREGEEEMDGQGEQIEESNRSNKTIGTLTTMAQSGGSKSTIELLNPDKAHTKGRPRMMTIQERIKNKTFYKCNHCNDPGHTKRKCTNLDKVYDIPKKKISRKTSQPRSADGGRGRQNATNKEINATNIPINEVSQLQQ, from the exons ATGTGGTGCAAGTGGATACTGAGAAAAGAAGATTACTCCTGCATTTGTTGCAAGTTTGAAAAGGATGGCATTTTGTGCTCTCATATTCTAAAAGTAATGTTGCACCTTGAGGTGGATAAGATACCATACAAATACATAATAGACAAGTGGAGGAAACAAGGCCAGAAAATGAATAAACCCAAGGCGATTCCACTCATATTAGATAATGATGAACTGAGATACAATGTCCTAGGCATGAAGCTAGTGGAGCTTGGCTCAAACGCTTCAAAGAGTCAAAGGAAGTTTGAATACTTGCTATCAGAAATGTTCAGGATTCAACGACACTTAATTGATATGgatagagaaggagaagaagagatgGATGGGCAAGGAGAACAAATAGAGGAGAGCAACAGATCCAACAAGACAATAGGCACACTGACAACTATGGCACAGAGTGGTGGCAGCAAATCAACTATTGAGCTATTGAATCCTGATAAGGCGCACACAAAAGGGCGCCCACGAATGATGACCATACAAGAACGCATAAAAAACAAGACATTCTACAAGTGCAACCACTGTAATGATCCGGGTCACACAAAAAGGAAATGCACTAATCTGGATAAAGTATACGACATCCCAAAAAAGAAGATATCAAGGAAGACTAGCCAGCCAAGATCAGCTGATGGAG GGCGAGGGCGACAGAACGCTACCAACAAAGAGATCAACGCCACCAACATACCTATCAATGAGGTCTCCCAACTGCAGCAATGA